One Turneriella parva DSM 21527 genomic region harbors:
- a CDS encoding HD family phosphohydrolase has product MSEPRPYQRLRALGVRLNKRLATARDFNEVKRATLIGYGATLFVSVLMLSLPLMQKLPRFALGDVATGDLKAQMDLRIADDNETERLKKAAFERERPAFDRDFEAFEKSLKQLQTEFTWIARTATEAAQMSVAERRELILGRMPFLADSLYRSEDIDGLFREKQIQQIESRALTLAEKAFQENGFLTQTLETKILAEVIEKGAQIRTINAPRDAPDVVWSAEQLQTKETAVRLILRNNQLKDAALSPGTMRVILTRIRQLQREIPSLVYNPQYTLLRRNQAAEKITPVYKSVKRGSTLLRAGDLITEENLRLLEQVRENHRRRNGSQIIGIFLIMGVLAVSLSYFTFRFAYEQVRDYGSHFILHGLFWVIFAIGLVIMKLNPLRVYDISFILFVPFGFFGILTGQFFGARIALSAGIYLSIFFYILTGFDNQSLMLALTSAIAGLYASTRMQKRTQMFKGGVIIAITNLIIITGFELLAPAARNYELKFAAIVTNSILSILLTLGLLPLIEMVFNLPTPFRLMELNDFNHPLLTRMAAIAPSTHSHSVMLANLSEAAVRALGGDTLLTRVGCLFHDIGKMAHPDFYAENRHLYPTSEAFKKLGPVKSAHMITRHVTDGIAMARENRLPEKIISFIPEHHGTTTIQYFYHKALEQAKPGTPPVSRKSFQYPGPRPQTRETAVVMIADSVEAASRTAASATKEEFAEIIDRIIQNKISEEQFHEAPLTLGELALVRKAFLDVLVSTYHERPHYPTMQETRALENQAAKKSSSLREVSVQTDAEKRSVSKKAAQKPRRSKSALPRLID; this is encoded by the coding sequence ATGAGCGAACCGCGCCCCTACCAGAGATTGAGGGCGCTGGGCGTGCGCCTGAATAAGCGCCTCGCCACCGCGCGCGATTTCAACGAGGTCAAGCGCGCGACTCTGATTGGTTACGGCGCGACACTCTTTGTTTCAGTGCTGATGCTTTCATTGCCGCTGATGCAAAAGCTACCGCGCTTTGCACTCGGCGATGTCGCAACGGGCGACCTCAAGGCGCAAATGGACCTGAGGATCGCCGACGACAATGAAACCGAGCGGCTAAAGAAGGCGGCCTTCGAGCGCGAACGCCCGGCTTTCGACCGCGACTTCGAAGCTTTCGAAAAATCGCTGAAGCAGCTGCAGACCGAATTCACGTGGATTGCGCGCACCGCTACCGAAGCCGCGCAGATGTCGGTTGCCGAAAGACGCGAACTGATTCTTGGCCGCATGCCGTTTCTCGCCGACAGTCTTTACCGCAGCGAAGATATCGATGGTTTGTTTCGTGAAAAACAGATTCAGCAGATCGAGAGCCGGGCGCTGACGCTGGCAGAAAAAGCCTTTCAGGAAAATGGCTTTCTCACGCAAACACTCGAAACTAAAATTCTCGCTGAAGTGATTGAAAAAGGCGCACAGATCAGAACGATCAATGCGCCGCGCGACGCGCCCGATGTTGTGTGGAGCGCCGAACAACTGCAGACAAAAGAAACTGCTGTGCGGCTGATTCTGCGTAACAACCAGCTCAAAGACGCGGCACTCTCGCCCGGCACCATGCGCGTTATTCTGACACGCATTCGACAGCTACAGCGCGAGATACCGTCGCTCGTCTACAATCCTCAATACACCTTGCTCAGGCGTAATCAGGCGGCTGAAAAGATTACGCCAGTCTACAAATCGGTGAAGCGCGGCTCGACGCTGCTGCGCGCGGGCGACCTCATCACCGAAGAAAACCTGCGGCTGCTCGAACAGGTGCGCGAAAACCATCGCCGCAGAAACGGCTCACAGATAATCGGTATCTTTCTGATCATGGGCGTGCTCGCAGTCTCGCTGTCATATTTTACATTTCGTTTTGCGTACGAGCAGGTGCGTGACTATGGCTCGCATTTCATTCTGCACGGGCTCTTCTGGGTCATCTTTGCCATAGGGCTGGTAATCATGAAGCTGAACCCGCTCAGAGTCTACGATATCAGCTTTATTCTGTTTGTTCCGTTTGGTTTTTTTGGCATTCTGACCGGCCAGTTCTTTGGGGCCCGCATCGCCCTCTCGGCGGGCATTTATCTCTCGATTTTCTTCTATATTCTTACAGGCTTCGACAACCAGAGCCTGATGCTGGCTCTCACCTCGGCGATCGCGGGCCTATACGCCTCAACACGCATGCAGAAGCGCACGCAGATGTTCAAAGGTGGGGTCATCATCGCCATCACGAATCTGATTATTATCACGGGCTTCGAGCTGCTGGCCCCGGCGGCGCGAAACTATGAACTGAAGTTCGCGGCAATCGTCACGAACAGTATTCTGAGCATCTTATTGACTCTGGGGTTGTTGCCCCTGATCGAGATGGTATTCAATCTGCCGACGCCCTTTCGCCTCATGGAACTCAACGACTTCAACCACCCTCTGCTGACGCGTATGGCCGCGATTGCCCCGTCGACGCATTCGCACAGCGTCATGCTCGCCAACTTAAGCGAAGCTGCCGTGAGAGCCCTCGGGGGCGACACGCTGCTCACGCGCGTGGGTTGTCTGTTTCATGATATTGGTAAAATGGCTCACCCTGATTTTTATGCGGAGAACCGGCACCTCTACCCGACATCTGAAGCCTTCAAAAAACTGGGGCCCGTCAAGTCTGCACACATGATTACCCGGCATGTGACCGACGGCATCGCCATGGCGCGCGAAAACCGCCTACCTGAAAAAATCATTAGTTTTATTCCAGAGCACCACGGCACGACGACGATTCAGTATTTTTACCACAAGGCACTCGAGCAGGCAAAGCCGGGAACACCGCCTGTCTCGCGCAAGAGTTTTCAATATCCGGGGCCGAGGCCGCAGACGCGCGAGACTGCGGTTGTAATGATTGCCGACAGCGTCGAAGCGGCATCGCGTACCGCGGCCTCGGCGACTAAAGAAGAATTTGCAGAAATAATCGACCGCATTATTCAAAACAAGATCAGCGAAGAACAGTTTCACGAAGCACCGCTCACTCTCGGCGAGCTTGCTCTGGTGCGCAAGGCATTTCTCGACGTGCTCGTCAGCACTTACCATGAAAGGCCACACTACCCCACGATGCAAGAAACTCGCGCACTCGAAAACCAGGCAGCAAAAAAGAGCTCTAGCTTAAGGGAAGTTTCTGTACAGACCGACGCAGAAAAGAGGTCAGTCTCGAAAAAGGCGGCACAAAAGCCAAGACGGTCTAAATCCGCTTTGCCGCGCCTGATTGACTGA
- a CDS encoding methylmalonyl-CoA mutase family protein yields MKPIRFITATALFDGHDASINIIRRFLQREGAEVIHLGHNRPVHEVVIAALQEDADGIAISSYQGGHNEYFKYTIDLLKKAGASHIKVFGGGGGVIVDSEIKDLMAYGVERIYSPDDGRTLGLDGMARDMIERASKTTRPPVTPGLNPGLQDLYANYGYLLSRRISQIESLSFAPELIPGQMKVPVLGFTGSGGAGKSSLIDEFLRRFKLLYPDLKLALLSVDPTQRKTGGALLGDRLRLNSVNDGKIFMRSLATRTDNAAISPTLKEILSFLRAEKFDLIIIESAGIGQSDTSITDLCDFSVYVMTPEYGAATQLEKIAMLDYANMVIINKSDRVRAEDALIQVRKQYRRNHALLTQRDEELPIHPTIANRFGDILVDDAFATLVKHLQAKQMLPASLAPAVKLESASIKDDFIPARRTRYLSEIADSVRSYHSAAAGQANLARKLQSLYTALVTIGYEPEKSLGEALEIPASQPAEPLVTQYNALLKEIDPQLLADLRSIGKTRANYAQETYSYKVRDKEVKVRAGTKSLSDTLIAKVVPAPYEDWGELTKFLLSENIPGEFPYTAGVFPFKREGEDPTRMFAGEGSPERTNRRFHLIAKGQPAARLSTAFDSITLYGENPAERPDIFGKIGNAGVSICTVDDMKKLYSGFDLSAPTTSVSMTINGPSPTILAFFMNAAIDQQVEAYLAREGKLATAQEKIRQLYTEKNLKAPDYRDGKPDGHNGLGLALLGVTGEKVVEPEVYANIRKATLSQVRGTVQADILKEDQAQNTCIFSTEFSLKVMGDIQQFFIDNQVTNFYSVSVSGYHIAEAGANPITQVAFTLANGFTLAEYYLSRGMKIDDFARNFSFFFSNGMDPEYAVIGRVARRIWAVSMRNLYKADARSQKLKYHIQTSGRSLHAQEISFNDIRTTLQALYAIMDNCNSLHTNAYDEAVTTPTPESVRRAIAIQLIINRELGLTKNENPLQGSYFLTRLTDLVEEAILQEFDRISDRGGVLGAMETMYQRNKIQEESLYYEKLKTSGELPIIGVNTFLSEETEYYHGELMRSTDDEKQRQIESLAQFHAFHASESKAALDKLRKVALRSGNVFEELVETVKSCSLGQITGALYEVGGSYRRNM; encoded by the coding sequence ATGAAACCCATTCGCTTTATCACGGCCACGGCCTTGTTCGACGGCCACGACGCCTCGATCAATATTATTCGCCGCTTCTTGCAGCGCGAGGGTGCAGAGGTCATACACCTGGGCCATAACCGCCCGGTACACGAAGTTGTGATTGCCGCCTTGCAAGAAGACGCCGACGGTATCGCGATCAGCTCGTACCAGGGCGGTCACAACGAATACTTCAAATACACGATCGACCTACTCAAAAAAGCCGGCGCCTCGCACATCAAAGTTTTCGGCGGCGGCGGCGGAGTGATCGTCGACAGCGAAATCAAAGACCTGATGGCATACGGCGTCGAGCGTATCTACTCGCCCGACGACGGCCGCACTCTCGGTCTCGACGGCATGGCGCGCGATATGATCGAGCGCGCATCAAAAACGACGCGCCCGCCTGTAACCCCGGGTTTAAACCCGGGGCTACAGGATCTCTACGCGAATTATGGATATTTGCTGTCCCGGCGCATTTCACAGATTGAATCATTATCATTTGCCCCGGAATTAATTCCGGGGCAAATGAAGGTACCCGTGCTCGGTTTCACCGGTTCGGGCGGCGCGGGCAAGTCTTCGCTCATCGATGAATTTTTGCGCCGGTTCAAATTACTTTATCCCGATCTGAAGCTTGCGCTGCTCTCGGTTGACCCAACGCAGCGCAAAACCGGCGGCGCGCTGTTGGGCGACCGCCTGCGGCTGAACTCGGTCAACGACGGGAAAATCTTCATGCGTTCGCTTGCGACGCGCACAGACAACGCGGCGATTTCACCGACACTCAAAGAAATTCTCAGCTTCCTGCGTGCGGAGAAGTTTGACCTGATCATTATTGAATCGGCGGGCATCGGACAGTCTGACACCTCAATCACCGACCTGTGCGATTTTTCGGTCTATGTGATGACGCCTGAATACGGTGCGGCGACGCAGCTCGAGAAAATCGCGATGCTCGACTATGCAAACATGGTGATCATCAACAAGTCTGACCGGGTACGCGCCGAAGATGCGCTGATACAGGTACGTAAGCAATACCGTCGCAACCACGCACTGCTCACCCAAAGAGACGAAGAACTGCCGATTCACCCGACGATCGCCAACCGTTTCGGTGACATACTCGTGGACGATGCCTTTGCAACGCTGGTGAAACACCTGCAGGCAAAACAGATGTTGCCCGCGTCACTCGCACCGGCAGTAAAGCTCGAATCTGCCTCGATTAAAGATGATTTTATACCTGCGCGGCGGACACGCTATCTTTCTGAAATCGCCGATTCGGTGCGCTCATACCACAGCGCCGCAGCCGGTCAGGCCAACCTGGCCCGTAAGCTGCAATCACTCTACACTGCACTGGTGACCATCGGTTACGAGCCGGAAAAATCACTGGGCGAAGCCCTGGAAATTCCGGCGTCACAACCCGCAGAGCCGCTCGTGACACAGTACAATGCGCTCTTGAAGGAGATCGATCCACAACTACTGGCTGACCTGCGTTCGATCGGCAAAACCCGCGCGAACTATGCGCAGGAAACCTACAGCTACAAGGTGCGCGACAAAGAAGTCAAAGTGCGCGCGGGGACAAAATCGCTGAGCGACACGCTGATCGCCAAGGTGGTGCCTGCACCATATGAAGACTGGGGCGAGCTCACGAAATTTTTGCTCAGTGAAAATATTCCGGGCGAGTTTCCCTATACCGCGGGTGTGTTTCCATTCAAGCGCGAGGGCGAAGACCCCACACGCATGTTTGCGGGCGAAGGTTCGCCCGAGCGCACGAACCGCCGCTTTCACCTGATTGCGAAGGGGCAACCGGCAGCCCGTTTGTCCACGGCTTTCGATTCGATCACCCTCTACGGTGAAAACCCGGCGGAGCGCCCCGATATTTTCGGCAAGATTGGCAATGCAGGTGTTTCGATCTGCACAGTCGACGACATGAAGAAGCTCTACTCGGGTTTTGACCTCTCGGCGCCGACGACAAGTGTTTCGATGACGATCAATGGCCCGTCGCCGACGATCCTGGCATTTTTCATGAACGCGGCAATCGACCAGCAGGTAGAGGCATACCTGGCACGCGAGGGTAAGCTCGCCACAGCACAGGAAAAAATCCGCCAACTCTACACCGAAAAGAATCTCAAAGCGCCCGACTACCGTGACGGCAAACCCGACGGGCATAATGGCCTGGGCCTGGCTCTGCTGGGCGTAACGGGCGAAAAGGTTGTTGAGCCCGAAGTTTACGCAAACATTCGCAAAGCGACGCTATCGCAGGTGCGCGGCACGGTGCAGGCAGATATTCTCAAAGAAGACCAGGCGCAGAACACCTGCATCTTTTCTACGGAGTTTTCGCTCAAAGTCATGGGCGACATACAGCAGTTCTTCATCGACAACCAGGTGACGAATTTCTATTCGGTGAGCGTCTCGGGTTATCACATTGCCGAAGCCGGCGCCAACCCGATTACGCAGGTCGCTTTCACGCTCGCGAACGGTTTCACACTGGCCGAATATTATCTCAGCCGCGGCATGAAGATCGACGATTTTGCGCGCAACTTCAGCTTCTTCTTTTCGAACGGCATGGATCCCGAGTACGCGGTAATCGGTCGCGTTGCGAGGCGCATCTGGGCGGTTTCGATGCGCAATCTTTACAAGGCCGATGCACGTTCGCAAAAACTCAAGTACCACATACAGACTTCGGGACGCAGCCTGCACGCGCAGGAAATTTCGTTCAACGACATTCGCACCACGCTGCAGGCGCTCTATGCAATCATGGACAACTGTAATAGCCTGCACACCAATGCTTATGACGAAGCGGTGACAACGCCGACACCCGAATCGGTGCGTCGCGCGATCGCGATTCAGCTGATAATCAACCGCGAGCTAGGTCTGACGAAAAATGAAAATCCGCTGCAGGGGAGTTATTTCTTAACGCGGCTGACTGATCTCGTCGAAGAGGCAATACTCCAGGAATTCGACCGCATCTCTGACCGTGGCGGCGTTTTGGGCGCGATGGAAACGATGTACCAGCGCAACAAAATACAGGAAGAAAGTCTCTACTACGAAAAGCTCAAAACCTCGGGCGAGCTTCCCATCATTGGCGTGAATACCTTTTTGAGCGAAGAAACCGAATATTACCACGGCGAGCTGATGCGCTCAACCGACGACGAGAAGCAGCGGCAGATCGAATCGCTCGCGCAGTTCCATGCCTTTCATGCTTCGGAGAGTAAGGCAGCGCTCGACAAGCTGCGCAAGGTCGCGCTGCGTTCGGGCAATGTGTTTGAAGAACTGGTAGAGACAGTCAAGAGCTGCTCACTCGGCCAGATTACCGGCGCCCTGTACGAAGTTGGTGGCAGCTACAGGCGGAATATGTAG
- the pgsA gene encoding CDP-diacylglycerol--glycerol-3-phosphate 3-phosphatidyltransferase yields MSAWLNLPNFLTIMRIVMIPFFLYYLLSKHPLDRFIALAIFFVASVTDFFDGYLARKWQQESPLGRFLDPLADKALVIATLVIFILLDQAVSLWMVIVIILRDMLVTLMRYLAIRKGAEIRTTRLGKAKTTFQMFSIGAILIILVIRSFHFDIPATYAEGRTQGKKNIEIASTMMIKAFQSFESSEIPKDERNKYFAESVPYFLLLITTLLTIISGLRYLYANWRVLLPPYTAVLRKRPKPVRTA; encoded by the coding sequence ATGTCGGCATGGCTTAACCTGCCCAATTTTCTCACAATCATGCGCATTGTGATGATTCCGTTTTTCTTGTATTATTTACTATCGAAACACCCACTTGACCGTTTTATCGCCCTCGCGATCTTCTTTGTGGCGTCGGTGACCGACTTTTTCGATGGGTACCTTGCCCGCAAATGGCAGCAAGAATCACCGCTCGGTCGTTTTCTTGATCCCTTGGCCGACAAGGCTCTCGTCATCGCGACTCTGGTTATTTTTATTCTGCTCGACCAGGCAGTTTCATTGTGGATGGTCATCGTTATTATTCTGCGCGATATGCTCGTGACACTGATGCGCTATCTCGCAATTCGTAAGGGGGCTGAGATTCGAACGACGCGTCTCGGCAAAGCCAAAACTACGTTTCAAATGTTTTCGATCGGGGCTATCCTCATTATTCTCGTCATTCGTTCGTTTCACTTCGACATACCGGCAACCTACGCCGAAGGCCGCACTCAAGGCAAAAAGAATATTGAAATTGCTTCAACGATGATGATCAAGGCATTTCAGTCTTTCGAATCGAGCGAGATACCCAAAGATGAACGCAACAAATACTTTGCCGAATCGGTGCCGTACTTCTTGTTGCTGATCACGACGTTACTCACCATCATCTCAGGGCTGCGGTACCTCTACGCCAACTGGCGGGTGCTGCTGCCCCCTTACACAGCCGTTTTGAGAAAGCGGCCCAAACCTGTTCGCACCGCATGA
- a CDS encoding YncE family protein — protein MTGIVLSTVFSLFADDLQLDTKVPLGLAHDGQILWIGDAQTRELTGYDVAQKKKLATRTLAYDMRDLAYWAPNIVTVAPNYIFVINPINGDLVDKIPLKGIADPVAIALDMHQAYIYNRADKKIHRVHMVDRLQFGSFTPEITADVRSLTFYKGFLWAIAKDGKAYKISPSDGSQISFLPLPESSYGITFVDGGLYVARPGQVRSVDFIETENYVAAAKRSFTIAGELELTLPWSEEVRKRESRLQLKYALLPITAHQRIAGLRADPFTRFGRWEDGSHTSEISLPQASAERSRTHQLQFQVTLYNLTHIFNAQLIKLYFKNPELPDSIRVYLDALPLAAADQASVEGFRKDWLAKNDGKHPIYVIAAVMKDPQMKTDTRCAIFRSLGIPSRRMKFVDLDSRKTSEFVQVYLQPTGWVTITSRYDATKPKEFPVANNELELYSPDDLQILPRIVAGKAGTVAAVPELMKFQKLQIITSSAE, from the coding sequence TTGACTGGCATAGTTCTTTCAACTGTATTCTCTCTCTTTGCCGATGACCTGCAACTCGACACCAAGGTGCCGCTTGGGCTCGCCCACGACGGCCAGATTCTCTGGATAGGCGATGCCCAGACTCGCGAGCTCACAGGCTACGATGTCGCGCAGAAAAAGAAACTCGCAACGCGCACACTCGCGTATGACATGCGCGATCTCGCATACTGGGCACCGAATATCGTTACCGTCGCGCCGAACTACATATTCGTCATCAACCCGATCAACGGCGACCTCGTCGATAAAATTCCGTTGAAGGGCATCGCCGACCCGGTGGCGATCGCGCTCGATATGCACCAGGCCTATATCTACAATCGAGCCGATAAGAAGATTCACCGTGTGCACATGGTCGACCGTTTGCAATTCGGGTCATTCACTCCTGAAATTACCGCCGACGTGCGCAGCCTGACCTTTTACAAAGGTTTCTTGTGGGCGATTGCAAAGGACGGCAAAGCCTATAAGATATCGCCTTCAGACGGTTCGCAGATCAGCTTCTTACCCCTGCCCGAATCAAGTTATGGAATCACGTTTGTCGATGGTGGCTTGTACGTCGCGCGGCCCGGTCAGGTTCGCTCGGTAGACTTTATTGAAACAGAAAACTACGTCGCGGCTGCGAAGCGCAGTTTCACCATCGCTGGTGAACTCGAGCTCACTCTACCCTGGAGCGAAGAGGTGCGCAAGCGAGAGAGCAGGCTGCAGCTGAAATACGCTCTTTTACCGATCACTGCACACCAGCGCATCGCGGGGCTTCGTGCCGACCCTTTTACGCGCTTCGGCCGCTGGGAAGACGGTTCGCACACGTCAGAAATTTCGTTACCGCAGGCGAGCGCAGAGCGCAGCCGCACGCACCAGCTGCAGTTTCAGGTCACCCTCTACAATCTAACGCACATTTTTAATGCCCAATTGATAAAACTCTACTTTAAGAACCCTGAACTGCCAGACAGTATACGCGTTTACCTCGATGCCCTGCCGCTCGCCGCCGCTGACCAGGCTTCGGTCGAAGGCTTTCGCAAAGACTGGCTGGCAAAAAATGACGGCAAGCATCCGATTTATGTGATTGCCGCAGTCATGAAAGACCCCCAAATGAAGACTGACACGCGCTGCGCCATTTTTCGCTCTCTGGGTATACCTTCCCGACGTATGAAATTTGTCGATCTTGATAGCCGCAAAACCTCTGAATTTGTTCAGGTTTATCTGCAACCAACCGGTTGGGTGACCATTACCTCACGATACGATGCTACAAAACCGAAAGAATTTCCGGTGGCGAACAACGAGCTTGAACTCTATTCTCCCGATGACCTTCAGATTTTACCGCGAATCGTGGCCGGCAAGGCCGGCACCGTTGCGGCGGTACCTGAGCTCATGAAATTTCAGAAATTACAGATAATAACCAGCAGCGCCGAGTAA
- a CDS encoding M16 family metallopeptidase — translation MKNKYTYFSLIFLAFALSALYAAGARATAERPWQHYVRAEMPPAKIPQVEKFNLKNGVQVYFLKADHVPLVHMQVYVEGGAFEVPDDKLGVHSLWGETLVFSGSEELNREKLSQYMESRASTFSFGAGAERSAFTLNSMSHYFVRDLQTTFAVLQKPAFAADDFGLLKKRVLQEFARRDENPAKWAALGSTKMYWGGTLRGRYATIRTVSSVNRDDIALWHQRMWRGERLSIAVTGSIDAAELKQALDNTYGSMAVDVKSKPNPDALHVYPTAKPNALNILPKDIPQTTVIYKAPGLKHTDANYYTLRLFDFLLGGDSFNSYLTQKIRTEKGWAYSAYSSFETDDFTGSIMLFTQTANMNLPDVIAAIDEILAKPEAFISKDKIAEAKRSLKNKFVFLFENPVQYMKLYLQLKWDGLPENYLNDYAVNLDKVTEADVLRLAKQYYKPENFSILLCGPAGLYKKKSTLRPEAAQLLELEK, via the coding sequence ATGAAAAATAAATACACATACTTTTCGTTGATTTTTCTTGCATTTGCGTTGAGTGCGCTCTATGCAGCCGGCGCTCGTGCAACCGCCGAACGACCGTGGCAGCACTATGTGCGGGCCGAAATGCCCCCGGCGAAGATACCGCAGGTTGAGAAGTTCAACCTGAAGAACGGCGTCCAGGTCTATTTCTTGAAGGCCGACCACGTGCCTCTGGTGCACATGCAGGTCTACGTTGAAGGCGGGGCGTTCGAAGTGCCCGACGACAAGCTGGGTGTTCACAGCCTCTGGGGCGAAACCCTCGTATTTTCAGGTTCAGAAGAGCTTAACCGCGAAAAGCTCTCGCAATACATGGAGAGCCGCGCCTCGACGTTTTCATTCGGCGCCGGGGCAGAACGTTCGGCCTTTACGCTCAATTCGATGTCGCATTATTTTGTGCGCGATCTGCAGACAACTTTTGCGGTGTTGCAAAAACCTGCGTTTGCTGCCGACGATTTTGGTCTGTTGAAAAAGCGCGTGCTGCAAGAATTCGCCCGGCGCGATGAAAACCCGGCAAAATGGGCGGCACTCGGCTCCACTAAAATGTATTGGGGTGGCACGCTGCGCGGGCGCTACGCAACGATTCGCACGGTAAGCTCAGTGAACCGCGACGATATCGCGCTCTGGCACCAGCGCATGTGGCGTGGCGAACGGCTATCGATCGCAGTCACAGGTTCAATCGACGCCGCAGAACTGAAGCAGGCGCTCGACAACACTTACGGCAGCATGGCGGTTGATGTAAAATCGAAACCGAACCCTGACGCGCTGCACGTCTACCCGACGGCGAAACCCAATGCGCTGAACATCTTACCAAAAGATATTCCGCAGACAACTGTCATATACAAGGCGCCGGGCCTGAAGCACACCGACGCGAACTATTACACGCTGCGCCTCTTCGATTTCTTGCTCGGCGGCGACTCGTTTAACTCATACCTGACACAGAAAATTCGCACTGAGAAAGGCTGGGCCTACTCAGCATATTCGAGCTTTGAAACCGACGATTTCACCGGCAGCATCATGCTCTTCACACAAACAGCGAATATGAATCTGCCCGACGTTATCGCTGCAATCGACGAAATTCTTGCAAAGCCAGAAGCCTTTATCAGCAAAGACAAGATCGCCGAAGCCAAACGTTCTCTCAAGAACAAGTTTGTTTTCTTGTTTGAAAACCCGGTTCAATACATGAAGCTCTATTTGCAGCTAAAGTGGGACGGTCTGCCAGAAAATTATCTGAATGATTATGCTGTGAATCTCGACAAAGTGACCGAGGCGGATGTATTGCGTCTTGCAAAACAGTATTACAAACCGGAAAATTTCAGCATTCTGCTCTGCGGCCCGGCAGGCCTCTACAAGAAGAAATCAACACTTCGGCCCGAGGCCGCACAATTGCTCGAACTGGAAAAATGA
- a CDS encoding FecR family protein yields the protein MPKIVLLVLVSGLIPLIYAQEKPKELLAAALSVSGEAFFERDGKTSPAKVKTLFFKSDRVFTKKGKIDIQIGPSAVLHLAPYTSVKLADLTEADKKTHIAVELDAGRGYTKFSKPMAPGSKYAIKSPTMVAAVRGTEFVLSAGDESAEPHEDSDIPAGVFVNTGKVAVSPASREDEVIELAPGEQITGVDNALVKGVMEDFLKKKMKLFKQLNCMKEAQYKIMEREKNRQIELLEKVRNSSKMEELREKNKKLFNN from the coding sequence ATGCCCAAAATAGTGTTACTGGTTTTAGTTTCGGGGTTAATCCCCCTTATTTATGCACAAGAAAAGCCGAAAGAGCTTCTGGCTGCTGCGCTGAGCGTAAGCGGTGAGGCGTTCTTTGAACGTGACGGCAAGACCTCGCCTGCGAAAGTGAAGACATTATTCTTCAAGAGCGACCGCGTTTTCACCAAGAAGGGCAAGATCGACATACAGATCGGGCCGAGTGCAGTGCTGCACCTGGCGCCTTACACTTCGGTGAAACTCGCCGACCTGACCGAGGCCGATAAAAAAACGCATATCGCGGTTGAACTCGATGCCGGGCGGGGCTACACAAAATTTTCAAAACCGATGGCACCTGGTTCTAAATACGCGATTAAGAGCCCAACGATGGTTGCGGCGGTTCGCGGCACAGAGTTTGTGTTGAGTGCCGGCGATGAATCGGCTGAGCCGCATGAAGACTCTGACATTCCCGCCGGGGTGTTTGTGAACACGGGCAAGGTGGCAGTTTCACCGGCGAGCCGTGAAGACGAGGTTATCGAACTGGCACCCGGGGAGCAGATTACCGGTGTCGACAACGCGCTGGTCAAAGGTGTGATGGAAGACTTTCTCAAAAAGAAAATGAAACTCTTCAAGCAATTGAATTGTATGAAAGAGGCGCAATACAAAATTATGGAGCGTGAAAAGAACCGGCAAATCGAGCTGCTCGAAAAAGTTCGCAACTCTTCAAAAATGGAAGAGCTGCGCGAAAAAAACAAAAAGCTTTTTAATAACTGA